The Montipora capricornis isolate CH-2021 chromosome 3, ASM3666992v2, whole genome shotgun sequence genome window below encodes:
- the LOC138044189 gene encoding large ribosomal subunit protein bL27-like: MTTEIAVSQKNMVSTLQCLQSFCLRKFEVFRPFGGCPVLIQCRTHAKKAGGHGKNQGKPRKAKRLGMKRYEGEHVIPGTVLFRQWKHKVKFHPGQNVGLGRDWSLYALAEGYVKYKKGLLEPYAWGYGQQKKFYEKNFIHVVQKQPYKGPKLVPVHDVYRIATR; encoded by the exons ATGACCACCGAAATTGCGGTCTCACAAAAAAATATGGTTTCCactttgcagtgtttgcagtcATTTTGTCTTCGAAAGTTCGAAGTTTTTCGCCCTTTCGGAG gtTGTCCAGTTTTGATACAATGTAGAACGCATGCAAAAAAAGCTGGCGGTCACGGTAAGAACCAGGGCAAACCAAGGAAAGCCAAACGTTTGGGAATGAAAAGATACGAAG GTGAACATGTGATTCCTGGGACTGTTCTTTTTCGGCAGTGGAAGCACAAAGTAAAATTTCATCCAGGACAAAAT GTGGGCCTTGGAAGAGATTGGAGTTTATATGCGCTTGCTGAAGGATATGTGAAATACAAGAAGGGACTGCTAGAACCCTATGCTTGGGGCTATGGTCAACAAAAAAAGTTCTATGAAAAAAATTTTATTCATGTTGTGCAGAAACAACCCTACAAAGGTCCTAAACTTGTTCCTGTTCATGATGTGTACAGAATCGCCACAAGATAA
- the LOC138044188 gene encoding protein canopy homolog 3-like, translating into MQALGAFVSVLLLLFVMVVGNVDEEEEKLPTKCHVCKHLVLELYGELERSGKSNEVFRTGQIFQEQRKEINYRKSEVRLNEALEDACSNVLDYKVHKDKVKALRYEKKESMTFSTLKGLKKRGVKVDLGFPDEMWDTPDAEVTRLKSRCELMVETYEDDLIEWYWNHQDKDLTEWLCIERVLNPGEDECLKKSETGKEDEAGKNTGQMEQGKKQDETEEKKTNKQTNKEKKSKAKEKTSSREKKAKTKPTEEDDAEKIQRLIREQTEEQSDRRRKRKNEHVGGRMDERMRHKLQMRLREIDDVDRLRRELRKIRTKEMTEDDYTEVEPWERDMDSRIPDEVRRDMRRRRFERMDDPDDLRRELRTRIIDLEDDEIDDHFLGQNSFVFRELRQRYMTEAEEIRDASELKKRIDDLDALSTILHGRRNRKRWRDRPRHHDGDEL; encoded by the exons ATGCAAGCGCTTGGCGCATTTGTCTCTGTTTTACTTCTTCTGTTTGTCATGGTTGTTGGGAATGTTGACGAAGAAGAGGAAAAACTACCAACCAAGTGTCATG TTTGCAAACACCTTGTACTAGAGCTGTATGGtgagctggaaaggtctggcaAGTCCAATGAAGTCTTCCGTACTGGACAGATATTTCAGGAACAGCGGAAGGAAATTAACTACAGAAAATC AGAAGTTCGATTAAATGAAGCTCTTGAGGATGCCTGTTCAAATGTTTTGGACTACAAGGTCCATAAGGACAAAGTTAAGGCATTAAGATATGAGAAGA AGGAAAGTATGACATTTAGCACCCTCAAGGGGCTGAAGAAGCGTGGCGTGAAGGTAGATCTTGGTTTTCCTGATGAGATGTGGGACACACCTGATGCAGAAGTAACAAGGCTCAAGAGCAGG TGTGAGCTGATGGTGGAAACGTATGAGGACGATTTGATAGAGTGGTATTGGAATCACCAAGATAAAGATCTCACAGAGTGGTTATGTATTGAAAGAGTGTTGAACCCAGGGGAGGATG AATGCTTGAAAAAATCTGAAACCGGAAAGGAGGATGAAGCCGGAAAGAATACAGGACAGATGGAACAAGGCAAGAAACAGGACGAgactgaagaaaagaaaactaacaaacagacaaacaaagagaaaaagtcGAAGGCCAAGGAAAAGACATCCTCAcgggaaaaaaaggcaaagacaAAGCCAACCGAAGAAGATGACGCGGAGAAAATTCAACGTCTCATCAGGGAGCAGACCGAAGAACAATCTGACAGGCGACGGAAAAGAAAGAACGAACATGTCGGAGGAAGAATGGATGAGCGAATGCGACACAAACTTCAGATGAGACTGCGAGAAATTGACGATGTTGATCGACTGCGGCGAGAACTTCGGAAAATCCGAACCAAAGAAATGACCGAAGATGATTATACCGAGGTTGAACCGTGGGAACGCGACATGGATTCGAGGATTCCCGATGAAGTGCGAAGAGATATGCGACGTCGACGGTTTGAACGAATGGACGACCCCGACGACTTGAGACGAGAATTGCGAACGAGAATAATTGATCTTGAGGACGACGAAATTGATGATCATTTTCTTGGGCAGAACTCGTTCGTTTTTAGAGAGTTGCGTCAGCGTTACATGACAGAAGCTGAAGAAATCCGCGACGCTTCAGAGCTGAAGAAAAGAATAGATGACTTGGACGCTCTATCGACGATATTACACGGAAGACGAAATCGCAAGCGCTGGCGAGACCGACCGAGGCACCACGACGGTGATGAATTGTGA
- the LOC138040816 gene encoding adenosine receptor A2b-like has protein sequence MNISDVKSESEFCDRLRAYLYIASTGNDSFKAAFVVNAILNVPFCIIATLANLVVIFSIWRSPTLRSPANLLLIGLALSDLGVGLIMQPFYIAFLIYFAIQGISSSTCISTVAVALAGSFFSCVSFVMVTAISLERYLSLRLHLRYEELVTVKRVRYFLIISWLLFGISSFIWVLFLPKFKSFYYSAGILLCLLICTGAYVKIYRIVRFHVQHIKNLEVCGKVHRRKKVAYNMFVVYCALLCCYLPYSIFLGVAKIAGYSKWNWICINFTLTVVNINSSINPLIYCYRMRDIRRAILHTLYVALSRFKLK, from the coding sequence ATGAACATCTCCGATGTAAAATCTGAATCTGAGTTTTGTGACCGCCTCAGGGCTTATCTTTACATTGCTTCCACTGGAAATGATTCTTTCAAGGCCGCGTTCGTCGTCAATGCCATTTTAAACGTTCCGTTTTGCATCATCGCTACTTTGGCCAATCTTGTGGTCATCTTTTCGATCTGGCGCTCCCCGACTCTCCGCTCTCCCGCCAATCTATTGCTGATCGGACTCGCCTTGTCTGATCTTGGAGTTGGTTTAATTATGCAGCCATTTTACATTGCTTTTCTTATCTATTTCGCCATTCAAGGCATAAGTTCATCTACCTGTATATCTACCGTTGCAGTTGCTTTGGCGGGCTCGTTTTTTTCGTGTGTGTCGTTTGTTATGGTTACAGCGATTAGTCTTGAACGCTACTTGTCGCTTCGTCTTCACCTTCGCTACGAGGAACTCGTCACAGTCAAACGTGTCCGATACTTTCTCATCATTTCCTGGCTACTTTTCGGAATTTCTTCCTTCATTTGGGTACTTTTTCTTCCGAAATTTAAATCTTTCTATTACTCCGCAGGAATTTTGCTTTGTCTGCTGATTTGTACAGGGGCCTACGTTAAAATATATCGCATCGTTCGCTTTCATGTGCAGCATATAAAGAACCTGGAAGTATGTGGCAAAGTACATCGTCGTAAAAAAGTAGCGTACAATATGTTCGTGGTTTACTGTGCTCTTCTTTGCTGCTATTTGCCATATTCGATTTTTCTTGGCGTGGCAAAAATCGCAGGTTACTCCAAATGGAATTGGATTTGTATAAACTTTACACTTACAGTTGTCAATATTAACTCATCCATTAATCCCTTAATATATTGCTACCGGATGAGGGACATCAGAAGAGCAATATTACATACATTATATGTAGCCTTGAGTAGGTTTAAGCTCAAATAG